AAAGCAAAAAGCTCTCTTGCGAGTCAGTCCTTCTACCATTGACCAACTGATTCACCCTGTTTTTGAAGAAAAAGCTTTAACATCAGCTCATCACTTAACTCAGGGACTTCCTGCTAGTCCAGGTGCCGCAACAGGAGAAATTGTCTTTACCGCCGAGCGCGCCAAAGAATTTCATGCACTTGGAAAGAAAGTAATTTTGGTTCGCCAAGAAACTTCTCCCGAGGATATTGAAGGAATGGTGGTCAGTCAAGCAATCGTGACCAGTCACGGTGGTATGACTTCTCATGCAGCTGTTGTAGCTCGTGGCATGGGCACTTGTTGTGTCGCAGGATGCGGAGAATTATCTATCAACGAAGACGGAAAAACACTTGTATGCGGTAAGGTAACCTTAAAAGAGGGAGACATCCTTTCTGTAGATGGCACTTCCGGCAAACTCTACATTGGAAGCATTCCAACCACTATGATTGATAATAATGACGAATTACAGATGTTCCTTTCTTGGGCAGATGAAATTGCACAGCTAACCGTTCGAGCGAATGCTGAAACCATTCAAGATTTGAAAACAGCTGTTCAATTTGGTGCCAAGGGAATTGGTCTGGCTCGTACAGAGCACATGTTCTTTGGTGAGGAACGGATTTTAGAAATGCGCAGATTGATTTTATCAACGAATGAAATCGAAACTAAGTCTGCTTTAATGACACTTTTAGCTTTCCAAGAAGAAGATTTCTATCAGATGTATCAAACCATTCAAGATAAACCGATGATTGTCCGTTTACTAGATCCGCCTATGCACGAATTTTTGCCAAAAACACAACAGGAAATTGAGCAATTATCCGGGAAATTGCAAGTACCTCTTGATACACTAACGCGGAAAATCACTTCTCTACAAGAAACGAACCCAATGCTAGGACATCGTGGTTGCCGCTTGGGAATTACACAGCCTGAAATTTATAAAATGCAGGTAGAAGCCATTTTTAATAGCGCTATAAGACTAGCAAAAGAAGGTATGGTCATTAAACCAGAAATCATGATTCCTTTAATCGCAGAAAAGGCGGAGTTGGTTTCAATCAAAACATCTCTTTGTCAGCATATTGATAAGATTTTCAAGGAACATCACATGCAGCCATTCCCTTATGAAATCGGTACAATGATTGAACTGCCACGCGCTTGTTTCATCGCTGACCAACTAGCCGAGGAAGCAGACTTCTTTAGTTTTGGTACCAATGACTTGACACAAATGACCTATGGTTTTTCTCGTGATGATATTGGAAAATTTATCCAGCATTACAAAGAGGGAGAAATCATGTCATTTGATCCATTCCAAACCATTGACCGAGCTGGAGTGGGCGAGCTCATGAAAATAGCTATTTCTAAAGCTCGTCAAGTGAAGCCAGAACTTCCAATTGGCATTTGCGGTGAAGTCGGAGGAGATCCAGCTTCTATTCCTTTCTTCCAAGAGATTGGCATTACTTATGTTTCTTGCTCACCTTATCGCGTTCCTGCTGCACGATTAGCTGTTGCGCAAGCACATCTTTCCTAGTTCCTTCCTTATAAGTGAATCAGCTCTTTCTATCTGCTAACAGGACAGACAAGGATGGAGCTGATTTTTTGTAAAAGGTAATTTTTCAATCAATTTTCAATCGCTTTATATGAAATTTTCAACATTTTGAATTTTTTTAAGACAATTTTAAATAAAGAGGGTATAATGAAGATGAGAAAGGAGATTATCAACTCACAATGGAAAATTATTCTCGGA
This Streptococcus anginosus DNA region includes the following protein-coding sequences:
- the ppdK gene encoding pyruvate, phosphate dikinase; translated protein: MDKWIYSFEEGRAEDKALLGGKGANLAEMTHLGLPVPEGFTITTQSCLRYLETPSFFESILKEEILKAITKLETKTNKFFMGNEPSLLLVSVRSGAKISMPGMMDTILNLGLNDLRVQTLADATNANFAYNCYRRLLQMFADVVYGIPKEEFDQCLEKTEKQLNKKVNDFSKEEHQSLIQQYKEVYQEHYQNFPQSPKEQLYAAIKAVFKSWNNPRAKVYRELNHIPHDLGTAVNVQSMVFGNSDQKSGTGVVFTRNPATGEPHLFGEFLLNAQGEDVVAGIRTPEPIDALKRILPQAYEDFCNYAKILEKHYKDMQDIEFTIEKEKLYILQTRNGKRTAKASLKIALDLVDEKMISKQKALLRVSPSTIDQLIHPVFEEKALTSAHHLTQGLPASPGAATGEIVFTAERAKEFHALGKKVILVRQETSPEDIEGMVVSQAIVTSHGGMTSHAAVVARGMGTCCVAGCGELSINEDGKTLVCGKVTLKEGDILSVDGTSGKLYIGSIPTTMIDNNDELQMFLSWADEIAQLTVRANAETIQDLKTAVQFGAKGIGLARTEHMFFGEERILEMRRLILSTNEIETKSALMTLLAFQEEDFYQMYQTIQDKPMIVRLLDPPMHEFLPKTQQEIEQLSGKLQVPLDTLTRKITSLQETNPMLGHRGCRLGITQPEIYKMQVEAIFNSAIRLAKEGMVIKPEIMIPLIAEKAELVSIKTSLCQHIDKIFKEHHMQPFPYEIGTMIELPRACFIADQLAEEADFFSFGTNDLTQMTYGFSRDDIGKFIQHYKEGEIMSFDPFQTIDRAGVGELMKIAISKARQVKPELPIGICGEVGGDPASIPFFQEIGITYVSCSPYRVPAARLAVAQAHLS